One Solibacillus sp. R5-41 DNA segment encodes these proteins:
- the dnaE gene encoding DNA polymerase III subunit alpha has translation MSIVYPQIRTSADLLKSTIRIEELIPFLQHQEAEACAIVNTKLYGLLPFWHQMKKAGIHPVIGLTLQIEVAENQLLPLVLYAKNDIGYKNLLKISSSIAIRPQNTLPLRWLVAYGKGLALVVPALEQQASWIHDAHHSTVQTLKEQFADNFFVTISRANGISEQEPIAVQWAEKMGAVLLATHESLFLRREDYFAFEVAQAIETGRKLDESTHNEELKDNYVLSKNEWEQRFGDKPEWLQATRDLLVSCHVEVESDAVHMPKFPLAPNQTAEQLLYDEVKKGLQQRLLAEILPEQYEKRMHYELQVIQTMGYSDYFLIVADFMRFAREQQILTGPGRGSSASSLIAYALRITQVDPLQFDLLFERFLNPERVSLPDIDIDFLDTRRHEVIQYVAKKYGKQYVAQIITFGTLSAKAVARDVARMFQFDSETLEMISRLIPNKPGITLNEAYGQSEKLRQWIMSQPIHQKWYEAACRLEGLPRNSSTHAAGVVLSPVPLVDVVPIEEGHEGIYLTQWPMNEVEQTGLLKIDFLGLRNLTIIEQIRRSIQFSHQVQLELNHIPLTDAATFKLLQHGDTAGVFQLESEGMKNALREIQPTHFLDIVAVNALYRPGPMEFISNYSRRKHGQEQVLMPHPALEPILRETYGVIIYQEQIMRIANVMAGFSIGEADLLRRAVSKKKREVLEQQRTAFVQGACKQGFTEQVADEVYELIVRFADYGFPKSHAVAYSIISYQMAYLKANFPVNFYAALLTNATGNADKLAQIIAEAKSRGIEFLPPSINRSVRHFKVESGKIRFSLTAIKGVPQPFLQKLIAIRENKEQTFQDIFDLAISLSAANFSRKVMEPLIKAGALDEFGKERATLLATIDGAQKQAELVRPNEGEELFANSMFVFGKPKHNEVPPLSEKIKLQFEKEVLGYYLSDHPLVKIRPEYPEATTTVKMLTMLKDNTYVKMIGFVNEIRQLRTKKGELMAFVQIEDEFGSVSLTLFPKEYELVAGKLVEGILISIEGFFEQRFNKQQVKVKQIIIL, from the coding sequence ATGTCTATTGTTTATCCACAAATACGGACAAGTGCAGATTTATTAAAAAGTACGATTCGTATCGAAGAGCTCATTCCTTTTTTACAACACCAAGAGGCAGAAGCATGTGCAATCGTTAATACGAAATTGTACGGGCTTTTGCCTTTTTGGCATCAAATGAAAAAAGCTGGGATTCATCCTGTTATTGGATTAACGCTACAAATTGAAGTTGCAGAAAATCAATTACTACCGTTAGTCCTTTATGCAAAAAATGATATAGGATATAAAAACTTATTGAAAATTTCAAGCAGCATCGCGATTCGTCCTCAAAATACACTGCCATTACGCTGGTTAGTTGCTTATGGAAAAGGGCTTGCCCTAGTTGTGCCTGCACTCGAACAGCAAGCCAGTTGGATTCACGATGCACATCATTCCACGGTTCAAACGTTAAAAGAACAATTTGCAGACAATTTTTTTGTTACGATATCAAGAGCAAATGGTATTTCCGAACAGGAGCCCATTGCAGTACAGTGGGCGGAAAAAATGGGGGCGGTGCTCCTTGCCACACATGAAAGCTTGTTTTTAAGACGTGAAGATTATTTTGCATTTGAAGTTGCACAAGCTATTGAGACAGGTAGAAAACTTGATGAATCGACGCACAATGAAGAATTAAAGGACAACTATGTGTTATCAAAAAATGAATGGGAACAGCGTTTTGGTGATAAACCGGAATGGCTTCAAGCAACAAGAGACTTATTAGTAAGCTGTCACGTAGAGGTGGAAAGTGATGCCGTGCATATGCCGAAATTCCCTTTGGCACCAAATCAAACGGCAGAGCAGTTATTATATGATGAAGTAAAAAAGGGGTTGCAACAACGTCTCCTTGCAGAAATACTTCCGGAACAGTACGAAAAGCGCATGCACTATGAGCTACAAGTCATTCAAACTATGGGCTATTCCGATTATTTTTTGATTGTAGCAGACTTTATGCGCTTTGCGAGAGAACAGCAAATTTTGACTGGCCCAGGGCGTGGATCATCTGCGTCGTCACTCATTGCCTACGCACTACGAATTACGCAAGTAGACCCTTTACAATTTGATTTATTATTTGAACGATTTTTAAATCCCGAGCGTGTTTCATTACCTGATATAGATATCGATTTTCTCGATACGCGTCGCCATGAAGTGATTCAATATGTCGCTAAAAAATACGGGAAACAATATGTCGCACAGATTATTACGTTTGGTACGCTGTCTGCAAAAGCAGTAGCCAGGGATGTTGCGCGAATGTTTCAATTTGATAGTGAAACACTTGAAATGATTTCTAGATTGATACCAAATAAACCGGGCATTACCTTAAATGAAGCGTATGGCCAATCTGAAAAGCTAAGACAGTGGATTATGTCACAACCGATTCATCAAAAATGGTATGAAGCAGCATGCCGTCTAGAAGGCTTACCGAGAAATTCCTCTACGCATGCAGCGGGTGTCGTGCTAAGTCCAGTGCCATTAGTAGACGTTGTGCCGATAGAAGAAGGGCATGAAGGGATTTATTTAACGCAGTGGCCAATGAATGAGGTTGAACAAACAGGCTTATTGAAAATAGATTTTTTAGGGTTACGAAATTTAACCATTATTGAACAAATTCGTCGTTCTATTCAATTTTCACATCAAGTACAACTGGAGTTAAATCATATTCCATTAACGGACGCAGCAACTTTTAAATTGTTGCAGCATGGCGATACGGCGGGAGTTTTCCAATTAGAATCAGAAGGTATGAAAAATGCATTACGTGAAATACAGCCGACGCATTTTTTAGATATTGTGGCAGTTAATGCATTGTATCGACCTGGTCCTATGGAGTTTATTTCTAATTATTCGCGTCGTAAGCATGGTCAAGAGCAAGTGTTAATGCCTCATCCTGCATTGGAGCCGATATTGCGTGAAACATATGGGGTCATTATTTACCAAGAGCAAATAATGCGAATCGCCAATGTGATGGCAGGCTTTTCGATTGGTGAAGCTGATTTATTGCGCCGCGCGGTTAGTAAGAAAAAACGAGAAGTGCTCGAGCAGCAGCGAACGGCTTTTGTACAAGGGGCCTGCAAACAAGGATTTACCGAGCAAGTAGCGGATGAAGTGTATGAATTAATTGTTCGTTTTGCAGACTATGGATTTCCGAAAAGTCATGCTGTGGCTTATAGTATAATCTCCTATCAAATGGCGTATTTAAAAGCCAATTTCCCTGTGAATTTTTATGCGGCGTTATTAACAAATGCCACAGGAAATGCTGACAAATTAGCTCAAATTATAGCTGAGGCAAAGTCACGAGGAATTGAATTTTTACCTCCTTCGATTAATCGTAGTGTGCGTCATTTTAAAGTGGAAAGTGGCAAAATTCGTTTTAGTCTTACGGCAATAAAAGGGGTTCCACAACCATTTTTACAAAAATTAATTGCGATACGAGAAAATAAGGAGCAGACTTTCCAGGATATTTTTGATTTAGCAATTTCACTAAGTGCAGCAAACTTTTCGCGAAAAGTGATGGAGCCTTTAATTAAAGCAGGCGCTTTAGATGAGTTTGGGAAGGAGCGAGCGACGTTATTGGCGACGATTGATGGTGCGCAAAAACAGGCAGAACTCGTACGCCCAAATGAGGGAGAGGAGTTATTTGCCAATTCAATGTTTGTTTTTGGGAAGCCCAAACATAATGAAGTACCTCCGCTATCTGAAAAAATAAAATTGCAATTTGAAAAAGAAGTACTCGGCTATTATTTATCGGATCACCCACTTGTCAAAATTCGTCCAGAGTACCCTGAGGCGACAACAACGGTTAAAATGTTAACGATGTTAAAGGATAATACTTATGTGAAAATGATTGGTTTTGTAAATGAAATACGTCAGCTGCGTACTAAAAAAGGAGAGCTGATGGCTTTTGTTCAAATAGAAGATGAGTTCGGTAGCGTGTCTTTAACATTATTTCCAAAAGAATATGAGCTCGTTGCAGGCAAGTTAGTTGAAGGAATATTAATATCGATTGAAGGCTTTTTTGAACAACGATTTAATAAACAGCAAGTCAAAGTGAAACAAATTATTATTCTATAA
- a CDS encoding bifunctional oligoribonuclease/PAP phosphatase NrnA, producing the protein MKRQIIDTIQQYETIILHRHVRPDPDAYGSQFGLAELIRANYPNKKVYTVGEHEESLTFLAQPQQIQDDLFEGALIVVTDTANTERIDDQRYKKGAFVIKIDHHPNDDAYGDLLWVDTNASSCSEMIYELYEEAKNHANWAMSDEAARLLFAGIVGDTGRFLFPSASEKTFETAGHLVSYNFNRNELFDAMYEMDRKLLHLQGYMYQNFTMDKHGAAHIKITKDILTEFDVTPSETSLLVGSLGTVKGICAWIIFIEENDTIRVRLRSKGPVINTLAKKYNGGGHPLASGATAYSWEEADQVIEELKEICKNH; encoded by the coding sequence GTGAAACGACAAATCATCGACACAATTCAGCAATACGAAACAATTATTTTACACCGCCATGTACGTCCAGACCCAGACGCATATGGTTCGCAATTTGGCTTAGCGGAACTTATTCGAGCTAATTATCCAAATAAAAAAGTTTATACCGTTGGAGAGCATGAGGAATCCCTCACTTTTTTAGCGCAGCCACAGCAAATTCAAGACGATTTATTTGAGGGAGCGTTAATAGTAGTCACAGATACGGCCAATACCGAGCGCATCGATGATCAACGCTATAAAAAGGGCGCATTTGTCATTAAAATTGACCATCACCCGAATGATGATGCTTATGGAGATTTGCTTTGGGTTGATACGAACGCTAGCTCTTGCAGCGAAATGATTTATGAATTGTATGAAGAGGCTAAAAATCATGCAAATTGGGCGATGTCAGATGAAGCTGCTCGGTTACTTTTTGCAGGTATTGTTGGCGATACAGGACGCTTTTTATTCCCAAGTGCAAGCGAAAAAACATTCGAAACAGCAGGTCATCTCGTGTCATACAATTTTAATCGAAATGAATTATTTGATGCGATGTACGAAATGGACCGAAAATTACTTCACTTACAAGGGTATATGTATCAAAACTTTACGATGGATAAACACGGCGCGGCCCATATTAAAATTACAAAAGACATTTTAACAGAATTTGATGTAACCCCTTCAGAGACATCATTATTAGTTGGTTCTTTAGGCACTGTGAAAGGAATTTGTGCATGGATTATCTTTATCGAAGAAAACGACACAATTCGTGTGCGATTACGCTCAAAAGGACCGGTTATTAATACTTTAGCGAAAAAATATAATGGTGGCGGACATCCATTAGCATCAGGTGCCACTGCATATTCTTGGGAAGAAGCTGACCAAGTCATTGAAGAGTTAAAAGAAATTTGTAAGAATCATTAA
- a CDS encoding YtpI family protein, translated as MIYLNFIFVAAIVISIVFYFYFKTKQFRATLPIRKKWYTAKAGVALGAFLIFFSCNAIILYPDAVGFIVAAIFAIVGAGLSVNNFKRMRHEGKYIFEEYELNK; from the coding sequence ATGATTTATTTAAACTTTATTTTTGTGGCAGCTATTGTTATTTCAATCGTTTTTTACTTTTATTTTAAGACAAAACAATTTCGTGCTACATTACCGATTCGTAAAAAATGGTACACAGCAAAAGCTGGGGTTGCATTAGGTGCTTTTCTTATTTTCTTTAGTTGTAATGCCATCATACTTTACCCGGATGCTGTTGGCTTTATTGTAGCGGCTATATTTGCTATTGTTGGTGCGGGACTTAGTGTAAATAACTTTAAGCGCATGCGTCACGAAGGTAAGTACATTTTTGAAGAATATGAACTTAATAAATAA
- a CDS encoding DRTGG domain-containing protein, protein MSTKHEKILQYIESLPVGDKISVRQIAKEMQVSEGTAYRAIKEAENRRLVSSIERVGTIRIEKKKKENIERLTFAEIVNIIDGQVLGGKTGLHKTLTKFVIGAMKLDDMMRYTDAGSLLIVGNRTQAHEYALKTGAAVLITGGFDTTEENKILADELDLPIISTSYDTFTVATMINRAIYDQLIKKDILLIEDIYVPMEDTAVLRNTHLIADYHKQNMRTTHGAFPVVTNQNKLVGMITSKDVIGRDESEAIDKVMTKNPIAASMKTSVATAGHRMIWEGIDLLPVINEDGLLQGVITRQDVLKALQLAQRQPQHGETIDDLVKNEMRVLGDEDLIVEFTVTPQMTNQFGAISYGAFTTLLAEVGSFALKRRKRGDAIAENMTIYFIKPVQMESILTVRPRILDMSRKFVKMDFEVFNGTLLVGKAMMMFQLLER, encoded by the coding sequence TTGTCAACAAAACACGAAAAAATACTACAATATATCGAATCTCTACCGGTTGGCGATAAAATTTCAGTACGCCAAATTGCTAAGGAAATGCAAGTAAGTGAAGGAACAGCTTACCGCGCGATCAAGGAAGCAGAAAATCGCCGTTTAGTAAGCTCGATTGAACGAGTTGGTACGATTCGTATTGAGAAGAAAAAGAAAGAAAATATCGAACGCCTGACATTTGCAGAAATAGTCAATATTATAGATGGTCAAGTTTTAGGTGGTAAAACAGGATTACACAAAACATTAACTAAATTCGTTATTGGTGCTATGAAGCTGGATGATATGATGCGCTACACAGATGCGGGAAGCTTACTCATTGTTGGGAATCGTACACAGGCACATGAATATGCATTAAAAACGGGTGCAGCTGTGTTAATAACTGGTGGCTTTGATACAACAGAAGAAAATAAAATACTTGCAGATGAATTAGATTTACCAATCATTTCGACAAGCTATGATACTTTTACAGTGGCAACAATGATTAACCGCGCCATTTATGACCAATTAATTAAAAAAGACATTTTATTAATTGAGGATATTTATGTCCCGATGGAAGATACAGCGGTGCTACGCAATACGCATTTAATTGCTGATTATCATAAACAAAATATGCGTACAACACATGGTGCGTTTCCAGTTGTCACAAATCAAAATAAGCTAGTTGGAATGATTACAAGTAAAGACGTTATTGGACGTGATGAATCGGAAGCCATTGATAAAGTTATGACGAAAAACCCAATTGCTGCATCGATGAAAACAAGTGTTGCTACTGCAGGACACCGTATGATTTGGGAAGGAATTGATTTACTTCCTGTTATTAATGAAGATGGATTATTACAAGGTGTTATTACCCGCCAAGACGTTTTGAAAGCATTGCAATTAGCCCAACGTCAACCGCAGCATGGTGAAACAATTGATGATTTAGTGAAAAATGAAATGCGTGTATTAGGTGATGAGGATCTCATCGTGGAATTTACAGTCACGCCTCAAATGACGAACCAATTTGGTGCGATTTCTTACGGTGCCTTTACAACATTGTTAGCGGAAGTTGGTTCGTTTGCATTAAAGCGTCGAAAACGTGGGGATGCAATTGCTGAAAATATGACCATTTATTTCATTAAGCCCGTTCAAATGGAGAGCATATTAACTGTTCGACCACGAATTTTAGATATGAGTCGTAAGTTTGTAAAAATGGATTTCGAAGTATTTAATGGCACTCTCTTAGTAGGAAAAGCGATGATGATGTTCCAACTTTTAGAAAGATAA
- a CDS encoding metal-dependent hydrolase → MRISFHGHSVVKIQTNNHTILIDPFINGNGQTDLHVENEKPDVILLTHGHNDHVGDTVELAKKNDALVVAPNELANYLGWQGCRVHNMHIGGAHVFDFGKVKFTQAFHGSSYVTENNEMIYTGMPAGILFTAEDVTIYHAGDTALFGDMELIGKRHPIDVAFLPIGDNFTMGPEDAAYAVSLLKPKIVVPIHYNTFPPIVQNPNDFSKLVEDVNVQILKPGEVVRF, encoded by the coding sequence ATGCGAATTTCATTTCATGGACATTCAGTTGTAAAAATTCAAACAAATAATCACACTATTTTAATCGATCCATTTATTAATGGAAATGGACAAACCGACTTGCACGTAGAAAATGAAAAACCCGATGTAATTTTATTAACACATGGGCATAATGATCACGTCGGGGATACGGTGGAGCTTGCGAAGAAAAATGACGCACTTGTCGTAGCGCCGAATGAATTAGCGAATTATTTAGGTTGGCAAGGGTGTCGTGTACACAATATGCATATTGGCGGTGCGCATGTATTTGATTTTGGTAAAGTAAAATTTACTCAAGCCTTTCACGGATCTTCATATGTAACAGAAAATAATGAAATGATATATACGGGTATGCCTGCAGGGATTTTATTTACGGCAGAAGATGTCACAATTTATCATGCAGGGGATACGGCGTTATTTGGAGATATGGAGCTGATTGGCAAACGCCATCCAATCGACGTCGCGTTTTTACCGATTGGCGATAATTTTACGATGGGCCCTGAGGATGCGGCATATGCAGTGTCATTATTAAAGCCGAAAATCGTTGTCCCAATCCATTATAATACATTCCCACCAATCGTTCAGAATCCAAATGATTTTTCAAAGTTAGTAGAAGATGTAAACGTTCAAATTTTAAAGCCAGGTGAGGTTGTTCGATTTTGA
- a CDS encoding Xaa-Pro peptidase family protein, with product MSKLLQLQNYLIENNLEAAFITTPDNVFYFSGFKSNPHERLLGIMVFQQEKPFLICPKMEVPDAVAAGWTYDVVGHEDTDNAWDVLVKTVASMNVQLSSLAIEKAHLTVERLEALQERYPAAQFASIDTKINAMRIQKDEDELVKMRKAAELADFAIQVGCDAIAEGKTEMDILNTIESAIKAKGYAMSFDTMVLAGEKAASPHGTPGDRKIQKGDLILFDLGVIYEGYCSDITRTVAFGQPNEEQVKIYNAVRKANEDAVAAVKPGVRAMDLDKIARDVITEAGYGQYFTHRLGHGLGISVHEFPSITGTNEMMLNPGTVFTIEPGIYKNDVAGVRIEDDVVVTADGVEILTKFTKELVIL from the coding sequence ATGTCAAAACTACTACAATTACAAAATTATTTGATTGAAAATAATTTAGAGGCCGCATTCATTACAACACCAGACAATGTTTTTTATTTTTCAGGTTTCAAAAGCAATCCACATGAACGATTATTAGGGATTATGGTGTTCCAACAGGAGAAACCATTTTTAATTTGTCCTAAGATGGAAGTTCCTGATGCAGTGGCCGCGGGTTGGACATATGATGTGGTCGGTCATGAAGATACGGATAATGCTTGGGATGTTTTAGTCAAAACTGTTGCTTCAATGAATGTTCAGTTATCTTCACTTGCTATTGAAAAAGCGCATCTTACGGTTGAACGTTTAGAGGCGTTACAGGAGCGTTATCCAGCAGCTCAATTTGCGAGCATTGATACTAAAATTAATGCGATGCGTATTCAAAAGGATGAAGATGAATTAGTGAAAATGCGTAAAGCAGCAGAACTCGCTGACTTCGCTATTCAAGTAGGCTGTGATGCAATTGCTGAGGGCAAAACGGAGATGGACATTTTAAATACTATTGAATCCGCTATTAAAGCAAAAGGCTATGCAATGAGCTTTGATACGATGGTGCTTGCAGGTGAAAAAGCAGCATCCCCACACGGGACGCCTGGAGATCGAAAAATTCAAAAAGGGGATCTTATTTTATTTGATTTAGGTGTAATTTATGAAGGCTATTGTTCCGACATTACGCGTACCGTTGCGTTTGGTCAGCCAAATGAAGAACAAGTAAAAATTTACAATGCAGTTCGCAAAGCAAATGAGGATGCGGTTGCTGCTGTAAAACCAGGTGTTCGCGCGATGGATTTAGATAAAATTGCGCGTGATGTTATTACGGAAGCAGGCTACGGACAATATTTCACGCACCGCCTCGGTCATGGACTTGGCATCTCTGTTCATGAATTCCCATCCATTACAGGGACAAATGAAATGATGTTAAATCCAGGTACTGTATTTACAATCGAACCAGGAATTTATAAGAATGATGTTGCCGGAGTTCGAATTGAGGATGATGTAGTCGTTACAGCGGATGGCGTAGAAATTTTAACGAAATTCACAAAAGAATTAGTCATTTTATAA
- the ald gene encoding alanine dehydrogenase, with amino-acid sequence MKIGVPKEIKNNENRVAMTPAGVLSLVTAGHEVVIEKGAGLGSAFTDADYLLAGAKIVESAEEAWTAEMVLKVKEPVESEYGHFREGLILFTYLHLAPEPALTKALIANKVVGIAYETVQLPNRSLPLLTPMSEVAGKMATQIGAHYLEKLPGGKGILLGGVSGVQRGKVTVIGGGIAGTNAAKIAVGMGADVTIIDLSPERLRQLEDIFGRDVQTLISNPYNIAQAVKEADLVVGSVLIPGAKAPKLVTEDMIRSMSPGSVVVDIAIDQGGCFETSEKVTTHDKPTFEKHGVVHYTVANMPGAVPRTSTVALTNNTVPYALQIANKGYVQACLDNPALKLGINTLEGHVVYKAVADAQGVPYVSVDDVLGVLSGLAN; translated from the coding sequence ATGAAAATTGGGGTACCGAAAGAAATTAAAAATAATGAAAACCGTGTGGCAATGACACCAGCTGGGGTTTTATCACTCGTGACGGCAGGACATGAAGTAGTAATAGAAAAAGGAGCAGGCTTAGGCTCTGCATTTACAGACGCAGATTATCTTTTAGCGGGGGCAAAAATTGTTGAAAGCGCAGAAGAAGCTTGGACTGCCGAAATGGTTTTAAAGGTGAAGGAGCCAGTTGAAAGCGAGTATGGTCATTTCCGCGAGGGGTTAATTTTGTTTACATATTTGCATTTAGCGCCTGAGCCAGCATTAACGAAGGCATTAATCGCCAATAAAGTAGTAGGTATTGCATACGAAACAGTACAATTACCAAATCGTTCATTGCCGTTATTAACTCCAATGAGTGAAGTTGCAGGGAAAATGGCAACGCAAATCGGTGCACATTACTTAGAAAAATTACCGGGTGGAAAAGGGATTTTATTAGGTGGTGTGTCAGGCGTACAGCGTGGCAAAGTGACGGTAATTGGTGGTGGAATTGCTGGTACGAACGCTGCGAAAATTGCTGTTGGTATGGGGGCTGACGTGACGATTATTGATTTAAGCCCAGAGCGCCTTCGTCAATTAGAGGATATTTTTGGCCGTGATGTACAAACACTAATTTCAAATCCATATAATATTGCGCAGGCCGTGAAAGAAGCTGATTTAGTTGTAGGATCTGTATTAATCCCAGGAGCAAAGGCACCTAAGCTTGTAACAGAGGACATGATTCGTTCAATGTCACCTGGTTCAGTTGTTGTTGATATTGCGATTGACCAAGGTGGCTGCTTCGAAACATCTGAAAAAGTAACAACACATGACAAACCAACATTCGAGAAGCATGGTGTCGTGCACTATACGGTTGCTAATATGCCAGGTGCGGTTCCACGTACTTCAACGGTTGCTTTAACAAATAATACAGTTCCGTATGCATTACAAATTGCCAACAAAGGCTATGTGCAAGCATGTTTGGACAATCCAGCATTAAAACTAGGTATTAATACACTAGAAGGTCATGTTGTGTATAAGGCTGTAGCAGATGCACAAGGCGTTCCATATGTTTCAGTAGATGACGTATTAGGTGTTTTATCTGGTTTAGCTAATTAA
- a CDS encoding universal stress protein: MANHYKSIVVAVDGSKEAEYAFRKSIDVAKRNEGATINLVNVIDTRSFAAIEAYDRTIAERAQEHSEELLNGYKKQAEEAGLTNVNLVIEYGSPKNIITKELSKVVEADLIICGATGLNAVERFLIGSVSEAIVRSANCDVLVIRTPE; this comes from the coding sequence ATGGCTAATCATTATAAAAGTATTGTAGTAGCAGTAGACGGTTCTAAAGAAGCAGAATATGCATTCCGTAAATCAATTGACGTGGCAAAACGTAATGAAGGTGCAACAATCAATCTTGTAAATGTAATCGACACACGTTCATTCGCTGCAATTGAAGCATATGACCGCACAATCGCTGAGCGCGCACAAGAGCACTCTGAAGAATTACTAAACGGTTACAAAAAGCAAGCTGAAGAAGCAGGCCTTACAAACGTTAACTTAGTAATTGAATACGGTTCTCCAAAAAACATCATCACAAAAGAGCTTTCTAAAGTAGTTGAAGCAGACTTAATTATTTGTGGTGCAACAGGTTTAAACGCTGTTGAACGTTTCTTGATCGGTTCTGTTTCAGAAGCGATTGTACGTTCTGCAAACTGTGATGTATTAGTTATTCGTACGCCAGAGTGA
- a CDS encoding class I SAM-dependent methyltransferase, which yields MEKFEQIFGFMNGHAEEIVKEQDIDYLDALLQTLEETLDGKYEWQVEGTTKEDMRKATQIAILKGMRKSAQPNHQMTPDTLGLLVSHFVEQCFEEELKNGPISVLDPALGTGNLLYTVMNKMDGKIQATGVEVDELLIRLAAATGDLTEQPVTLFRQDSLEKLLADPVDAVICDLPVGYYPNEEVALDYELCASEGMSYAHHLFIEQSLNHTKDGGYAFFLIPTNLFESEQAKQLHKFIKGHAWIQAVIQLPENLFSSSTHEKSILILQKQSPALKAPREVLLAKVPNMSNRQALAMFFEKVRMWKEGK from the coding sequence ATGGAAAAATTTGAACAAATTTTTGGATTTATGAATGGACATGCAGAAGAAATTGTAAAAGAGCAAGACATCGATTATTTAGATGCTTTATTACAAACATTAGAGGAAACATTGGATGGAAAATATGAATGGCAAGTCGAAGGTACGACGAAAGAAGATATGCGAAAAGCAACTCAAATTGCCATTTTAAAAGGAATGCGTAAAAGTGCACAACCAAATCATCAAATGACACCCGATACACTTGGATTACTCGTAAGCCATTTTGTGGAGCAATGCTTTGAAGAGGAATTGAAAAATGGTCCTATTTCCGTTTTAGATCCGGCATTAGGAACAGGCAATTTACTTTATACAGTGATGAATAAAATGGATGGGAAAATTCAAGCAACAGGTGTGGAGGTTGATGAGTTGCTCATTCGTTTAGCAGCAGCAACAGGGGATTTGACTGAACAGCCTGTAACATTATTCCGCCAAGATTCATTAGAAAAGTTATTAGCTGACCCAGTGGACGCAGTCATTTGCGATTTACCGGTTGGATATTATCCAAATGAAGAAGTTGCATTAGATTATGAGCTTTGTGCATCGGAAGGGATGAGTTATGCGCACCATTTGTTCATTGAGCAATCGTTGAACCATACAAAAGATGGCGGCTATGCGTTCTTTTTAATTCCTACAAATTTATTTGAGTCAGAGCAGGCTAAGCAATTACACAAATTTATTAAAGGTCACGCTTGGATTCAGGCTGTTATTCAATTGCCTGAAAATCTATTTTCTTCAAGTACACATGAAAAAAGCATTTTAATTTTGCAAAAACAAAGTCCGGCACTTAAAGCACCGCGCGAAGTATTACTAGCAAAAGTACCAAATATGTCTAATAGACAGGCACTAGCAATGTTTTTTGAAAAAGTGCGCATGTGGAAAGAAGGAAAATAA
- the tpx gene encoding thiol peroxidase, translating to MVQVTFKNGPVTLIGNEVTVGSMAPDFNVLANDLSAVTLNDSKGKIRLFSVVPSLDTGVCDQQTRKFNEAAAELGDNVIVYTVSMDLPFAQKRWCGAAGIDQVVTVSDHRDASFGEAYGVHIKELRLLTRAVFVVDETDKVTYVEYVSEATNHPNYEAAIEAVKALSK from the coding sequence ATGGTACAAGTAACATTTAAAAATGGTCCAGTAACACTAATCGGTAATGAAGTAACAGTAGGATCTATGGCACCAGATTTTAACGTATTAGCAAATGATTTATCAGCAGTAACATTAAATGATTCTAAAGGTAAAATTCGTTTGTTTTCAGTTGTTCCTTCTTTAGATACGGGGGTTTGTGATCAGCAAACACGTAAATTTAATGAAGCGGCAGCCGAATTAGGCGACAATGTCATTGTTTATACAGTGTCAATGGATTTACCATTTGCTCAAAAACGTTGGTGCGGTGCAGCGGGAATTGATCAAGTTGTTACAGTATCTGATCACCGTGACGCATCATTTGGTGAAGCATATGGCGTACATATTAAAGAATTACGCCTACTAACTCGCGCCGTATTTGTAGTAGATGAAACAGATAAAGTTACCTATGTAGAGTACGTATCTGAAGCAACAAACCACCCAAACTACGAAGCTGCAATTGAAGCCGTAAAAGCCCTTTCAAAATAA